One Keratinibaculum paraultunense genomic window carries:
- a CDS encoding NusG domain II-containing protein, whose amino-acid sequence MLTKGDKYLIVFIIIISLLSLVYVNKSALNYNKKYISIQVDGKEIKKIIFDKNIIGKTIPIKTEFGYNLIEIGDEKVRVIEADCPDKLDVKQGYISKVGEVIVCLPNKLVIEIKGIDDERDVDYISY is encoded by the coding sequence ATGTTGACAAAAGGAGATAAATATCTGATAGTTTTTATTATAATAATTAGCTTATTATCACTAGTATATGTAAATAAATCAGCTTTAAATTATAATAAAAAATATATAAGTATTCAAGTAGATGGGAAAGAAATAAAAAAAATAATATTTGATAAGAATATTATTGGGAAAACTATTCCCATTAAAACAGAATTTGGTTATAATTTGATAGAAATAGGAGATGAAAAAGTTAGAGTAATTGAGGCAGATTGTCCTGATAAATTAGATGTGAAACAAGGTTATATATCTAAAGTGGGTGAAGTTATAGTATGTTTACCAAATAAATTGGTAATAGAGATAAAAGGCATAGATGATGAAAGAGATGTAGATTATATAAGCTATTAA
- the radC gene encoding RadC family protein, whose protein sequence is MEKSTDIKKTYTIKDLPLNERPREKLYKYGVKSLSNAELIAVIIRTGNREDTAIDLANRILSMDKSGIGYLSHVTVEELTSIKGIGNCKAGQIIAAIELGKRISRYGGEDKIKVDSPIVLVQLLMEEMRYLKKEYFKIAILDTKNQIISIENISIGNLNASIVHPREVFNIAIKRNANSIILIHNHPSGDPTPSEEDINITHRLIDAGNIIGIKVLDHIIFGDNKYVSFKQRNII, encoded by the coding sequence ATGGAAAAGAGCACAGATATAAAAAAAACCTATACTATAAAGGATCTTCCATTGAATGAAAGACCTAGAGAAAAATTATATAAATATGGAGTTAAATCCTTATCAAATGCAGAATTAATTGCAGTAATTATTAGGACTGGTAATAGAGAAGATACAGCAATAGATTTGGCTAACAGGATACTAAGCATGGATAAAAGTGGAATAGGTTATCTATCTCATGTTACAGTAGAAGAATTGACAAGCATAAAAGGAATAGGAAATTGTAAAGCTGGACAAATAATAGCAGCTATAGAGTTAGGAAAAAGGATATCTAGGTATGGAGGAGAAGATAAGATAAAAGTAGATTCGCCAATAGTACTTGTACAATTACTTATGGAAGAAATGAGATATTTAAAAAAAGAATATTTTAAGATAGCAATTTTAGATACTAAAAATCAGATAATAAGTATTGAGAATATATCTATAGGTAATTTAAATGCATCTATAGTACATCCCCGGGAGGTATTTAATATAGCTATAAAACGAAATGCAAATTCAATTATATTAATACATAATCACCCTAGTGGTGATCCAACTCCAAGTGAGGAAGACATAAATATTACACATAGACTTATAGATGCAGGAAATATAATTGGAATTAAAGTTTTAGATCATATTATATTTGGTGATAATAAGTATGTAAGTTTTAAACAAAGAAATATTATTTAG
- a CDS encoding Maf family protein: protein MNTIVLASSSPRRRKLLEKYNVKPVVVKSNIHEKINSNETIEQIAMALAFEKANQLEDRFSNGEIIIGADTIVACNDKILGKPKDEYDAFNMLKFLSDKEHLVLTGICIIKANSNIKVIDYEKTIVKFRKLSDKKIQKYIETKEYIDKAGAYGIQGLGGVLVEWIKGCYFNVVGLPIYKLDILLERHFDISLL from the coding sequence ATGAATACTATAGTACTTGCTTCTTCTTCACCTAGAAGAAGAAAATTATTAGAAAAGTATAATGTCAAACCCGTTGTAGTAAAATCGAATATACATGAAAAAATAAATTCCAATGAAACTATAGAACAAATAGCAATGGCATTAGCTTTTGAAAAAGCTAATCAATTAGAAGATAGGTTTTCTAATGGAGAAATAATTATAGGGGCTGATACAATTGTAGCTTGTAATGATAAAATTCTCGGTAAGCCTAAAGATGAATATGATGCTTTTAATATGCTTAAATTTTTAAGTGATAAGGAACATTTAGTATTAACAGGAATTTGTATCATAAAAGCTAATTCTAATATAAAAGTTATTGATTACGAGAAGACTATAGTTAAATTTAGAAAACTTAGTGATAAAAAGATACAAAAGTATATTGAAACTAAAGAATATATAGATAAAGCAGGAGCATATGGTATACAAGGATTAGGAGGAGTGCTGGTAGAATGGATTAAAGGTTGTTATTTTAATGTTGTAGGGTTACCTATATATAAATTAGACATTTTATTAGAAAGGCATTTTGACATAAGCTTATTATAA
- the rsxA gene encoding electron transport complex subunit RsxA — protein sequence MNIFTILISTIFVNNFVLARFLGICPFLGVSNKTETATGMSIAVTFVVTLSSIITYGIQKGILDKFGLEYLQTIVFILVIAALVQFVEMVMKKTSPTLYSALGVYLPLITTNCVVLGVAILNIQEGYNLVETIFNAIGASLGFGLALILISGIREQLELNDVPEALEGFPIALITAGLMSIAFLGFNGLV from the coding sequence ATGAATATATTTACAATATTGATAAGTACTATATTTGTTAATAATTTTGTATTGGCTCGTTTTTTAGGTATATGTCCTTTTTTAGGGGTATCTAATAAAACAGAAACGGCAACAGGTATGAGTATTGCTGTAACTTTTGTTGTTACTTTATCATCTATAATTACTTATGGAATTCAGAAAGGAATCTTAGATAAATTTGGATTAGAGTATCTTCAAACTATAGTATTTATATTGGTTATTGCTGCATTGGTTCAATTTGTTGAGATGGTAATGAAAAAAACTAGCCCAACTTTATATAGCGCATTAGGAGTATATCTTCCTTTAATAACTACAAATTGTGTAGTATTAGGAGTTGCAATATTAAATATACAAGAAGGTTATAATTTAGTTGAAACTATATTTAATGCTATAGGTGCGTCTCTTGGATTTGGATTAGCTTTGATATTAATATCAGGGATAAGAGAACAATTAGAATTAAATGATGTACCAGAAGCCTTAGAAGGTTTTCCCATTGCATTAATAACTGCAGGTCTGATGTCTATCGCATTTTTAGGATTTAATGGACTAGTATAG
- a CDS encoding RnfABCDGE type electron transport complex subunit G, translating into MNETLKLGLILFIITAVSASVLAVSNNITSPKIAEADRIADQKAKAEILPQGDEFRPLSEEKFNEIKEEYPDVTEIFEAYKGEKLVGYTIKNISKGYGGDIEIMTGISTDGMITGIKILNHSETPGLGANLTKPHFINSFKNKPIDKELVASKSPENDNEIQALTSATITTNAVLYGVNVAREIYNLKLAD; encoded by the coding sequence ATGAATGAAACATTAAAATTAGGATTAATATTGTTTATTATAACTGCTGTATCAGCATCGGTTCTAGCAGTTTCAAATAATATAACTTCACCTAAAATAGCAGAAGCTGATAGAATAGCAGATCAAAAAGCAAAGGCTGAAATATTACCCCAAGGAGATGAATTTAGACCATTAAGTGAAGAAAAATTCAATGAAATAAAAGAAGAATATCCTGATGTAACTGAAATATTTGAAGCTTATAAAGGTGAAAAATTAGTGGGATATACTATTAAAAACATATCAAAAGGTTATGGTGGGGACATAGAAATTATGACTGGGATATCAACAGATGGAATGATCACGGGAATTAAAATTTTAAATCATTCTGAGACACCTGGGCTTGGAGCGAATCTTACTAAACCACATTTTATAAATTCATTTAAAAATAAACCGATAGATAAAGAATTGGTAGCATCTAAAAGTCCAGAAAATGATAATGAAATACAAGCTTTAACTAGTGCTACCATAACTACTAATGCAGTATTATATGGTGTCAATGTTGCTCGTGAAATATATAATTTAAAATTAGCTGATTAG
- a CDS encoding RnfABCDGE type electron transport complex subunit B, whose protein sequence is MSIIYPIAVLGGLGLLFGLGLSLASKAFSVERDPRIDEIREVLPGANCGACGYPGCDGLASAIVAGEAPVDACNVGGTPVAEKIADIMGVNVTESVRYVATVFCQGDFNKAKEKYIYDGIMDCRAQNMLAGGSKSCAYGCLGCGTCKDVCEFDAIQIIDGIAVIDKDKCTACKRCISVCPKGIIELIPYEQEVIIKCKSRDPGKIVRNNCNIGCIGCGICAKNCPQEAIELENNLAKIDYEKCVNCGICAEKCPTKAIYANLKIKK, encoded by the coding sequence ATGAGCATTATATATCCAATTGCTGTATTAGGAGGATTGGGACTATTATTTGGATTAGGTCTATCTTTAGCATCTAAAGCTTTTTCAGTAGAAAGGGATCCAAGGATTGATGAGATAAGAGAAGTTTTACCTGGTGCTAATTGTGGGGCATGTGGTTATCCTGGTTGTGATGGATTGGCTTCAGCGATTGTTGCAGGAGAAGCACCAGTAGATGCTTGTAATGTTGGTGGTACACCAGTAGCTGAAAAAATAGCAGATATTATGGGAGTAAATGTTACGGAAAGTGTTAGATATGTTGCTACGGTATTTTGTCAAGGGGATTTTAATAAAGCTAAGGAAAAATATATTTATGATGGAATTATGGATTGTAGAGCACAGAATATGTTAGCTGGTGGGAGCAAATCTTGTGCTTATGGATGTTTAGGTTGTGGTACATGTAAAGATGTTTGTGAATTTGATGCAATTCAAATTATAGATGGAATTGCAGTTATAGATAAAGATAAGTGTACTGCTTGTAAAAGATGTATAAGCGTATGCCCTAAAGGAATCATTGAACTAATACCCTATGAACAAGAGGTAATTATAAAATGTAAAAGTAGAGATCCAGGTAAAATAGTTAGAAATAATTGTAATATTGGTTGTATTGGTTGCGGAATTTGTGCTAAAAATTGTCCTCAAGAAGCTATTGAACTTGAAAATAATCTAGCAAAAATTGATTATGAAAAATGTGTTAATTGTGGAATTTGTGCAGAGAAATGTCCTACTAAAGCTATTTATGCGAATTTAAAAATAAAAAAATAG
- a CDS encoding rod shape-determining protein, producing MGIFSAFTKDMGIDLGTANTLVYVKGKDIVIREPSVVAIQTNTKQVLAVGEEAKKMIGRTPGNIVAIRPLRDGVIADFDITQSMLKYFIQRAVQRRSLFQPRVVVCVPSGVTEVEKRAVEEAAIHAGARDAYLIEEPMAAAIGAGLPVHEATGSLIVDIGGGTTEVAVISLGGIVTSKSIRVGGDELDEAIVNYIKKEYSLMIGERTAEDIKITIGSANVKNKESKMNIRGRDLISGLPKTVTVTSKEIYEAMREPIYNIVDAIKSTLEKTPPELAADIMEQGIMLTGGGALLDGIDLLIKSETGMPVNIAENPLDCVAIGTGKALESIEVLKKTSYNNKKMG from the coding sequence ATGGGAATATTTAGTGCATTTACAAAAGATATGGGAATTGATCTGGGAACAGCTAATACATTAGTTTATGTGAAAGGAAAGGATATAGTAATTAGGGAGCCTTCTGTAGTTGCAATTCAAACTAATACTAAGCAAGTATTAGCTGTAGGTGAAGAAGCGAAAAAAATGATAGGTAGAACCCCAGGTAATATAGTTGCAATTAGACCTTTAAGGGATGGGGTTATTGCCGATTTTGATATAACTCAAAGTATGCTTAAATATTTTATACAAAGAGCAGTTCAAAGACGTTCTTTATTCCAACCAAGAGTGGTTGTATGTGTTCCAAGTGGAGTTACTGAGGTTGAAAAAAGAGCTGTAGAAGAAGCTGCTATACATGCTGGAGCTAGAGATGCTTATTTAATAGAAGAGCCTATGGCTGCAGCTATTGGCGCAGGGCTACCTGTGCATGAAGCAACAGGTAGTCTTATAGTAGATATAGGAGGAGGCACAACGGAGGTAGCTGTTATATCCTTAGGAGGAATAGTTACAAGCAAATCTATCAGAGTAGGTGGCGATGAGTTAGATGAGGCTATAGTAAATTATATTAAAAAAGAATATAGCTTAATGATTGGGGAACGTACAGCTGAGGATATTAAGATTACTATTGGCTCTGCAAATGTAAAAAACAAGGAATCTAAGATGAATATTAGAGGAAGAGACTTAATATCTGGATTGCCAAAAACAGTAACTGTTACGTCTAAAGAAATATACGAAGCAATGAGAGAGCCTATTTACAATATAGTAGATGCTATTAAATCCACGTTGGAAAAAACTCCTCCCGAGTTAGCTGCTGATATAATGGAACAAGGCATAATGCTCACTGGTGGTGGAGCACTACTTGATGGAATTGATTTATTGATAAAAAGTGAAACAGGCATGCCAGTTAATATAGCAGAGAACCCTTTAGATTGTGTTGCTATAGGTACAGGTAAAGCATTAGAAAGTATTGAAGTACTTAAAAAAACATCATATAATAACAAAAAAATGGGTTAA
- the rsxC gene encoding electron transport complex subunit RsxC, with product MSLKNLTFKGGVMVPGYKEFTREKPIERAIEPSVVAIPLHQHTSAPCEPIVKVGDSVKVGQKIGQSDAFVSAPVHSSVSGIVKSITPMAIPTGLTVNCVVIESDGKNELHELVKPYKSLKELTSEEIINIIKEAGITGMGGAGFPTHVKLSPPPEKKIDTIIINGAECEPYITADHRNMVEEPEKIIFGLRAIMKAVVGVKKGIVAVEENKPDAIEALKNVCKDYESIKVVSLKAKYPQGDEKRLIDAILGRQVPSGGLPMDVGAVVCNVSTTKAVAEAISMGKPLYERVVTVTGKGIKEPKNLIVKIGTSFKDIIEQCGGFTENAPGKIIMGGPMMGISQFSIDVPVIKGTGSILILTKEEAEPVQVSSCIKCGKCVEVCPVYLQPLYLSTYSLKEKFEKAEEFHALDCIECGACSYICPAKRPLVESIRIAKREIIAKRRGI from the coding sequence ATGAGTTTGAAAAATCTTACTTTTAAAGGTGGAGTTATGGTGCCTGGATATAAAGAATTTACGAGAGAAAAACCAATAGAAAGGGCTATAGAACCTTCTGTTGTAGCTATTCCATTGCATCAACATACTAGTGCACCTTGTGAGCCAATAGTAAAGGTTGGGGATAGCGTGAAGGTAGGTCAAAAAATTGGGCAATCAGATGCTTTTGTTTCAGCACCAGTTCATTCATCTGTATCTGGTATTGTAAAGAGCATAACTCCTATGGCTATACCTACAGGACTTACTGTTAATTGTGTAGTCATTGAGTCTGATGGGAAAAATGAATTGCATGAACTAGTAAAGCCTTATAAAAGTTTAAAAGAATTAACTTCTGAAGAAATAATAAATATAATAAAGGAAGCTGGTATAACAGGAATGGGAGGTGCAGGATTTCCTACTCATGTAAAACTATCACCACCACCGGAAAAAAAGATTGATACCATTATAATAAATGGTGCTGAATGTGAACCATATATAACGGCAGATCATAGAAATATGGTGGAAGAACCTGAAAAAATAATATTTGGTTTGAGAGCTATTATGAAAGCAGTAGTAGGAGTTAAAAAAGGAATTGTTGCTGTAGAAGAAAACAAACCTGATGCAATAGAAGCTTTAAAAAATGTTTGTAAGGATTATGAAAGTATCAAAGTAGTATCTTTAAAAGCAAAATATCCTCAAGGGGATGAAAAGAGATTAATAGATGCTATTTTAGGGCGTCAAGTCCCATCTGGTGGACTTCCAATGGATGTAGGAGCTGTTGTATGCAATGTATCTACTACTAAAGCTGTTGCAGAAGCAATAAGTATGGGAAAACCTTTGTATGAAAGAGTAGTAACTGTTACTGGAAAAGGTATAAAGGAACCTAAAAATTTAATAGTAAAAATAGGAACTAGCTTTAAAGATATAATAGAACAATGTGGCGGATTTACAGAAAATGCTCCGGGTAAGATAATTATGGGAGGACCTATGATGGGAATAAGTCAATTTTCAATAGATGTACCAGTTATTAAAGGTACAGGTAGCATACTGATATTAACAAAAGAAGAAGCAGAACCAGTACAAGTTTCTTCTTGTATTAAATGTGGTAAATGTGTTGAAGTTTGCCCAGTATATTTACAGCCATTATATTTAAGTACTTATTCTTTGAAAGAAAAGTTTGAAAAGGCAGAAGAATTTCATGCTCTTGATTGCATAGAATGTGGGGCATGTTCATATATATGTCCAGCAAAAAGGCCATTAGTTGAATCTATTCGTATTGCTAAAAGAGAAATAATTGCGAAAAGAAGGGGGATATGA
- the rsxE gene encoding electron transport complex subunit RsxE translates to MKLSEVFYNGLIKENPIFVQLIGMCSVLAVTSSAVNGLAMGLAVTGVLVGSNLVISLLRKVIPDKIRIPAFVVVIATFVTIVEMFMKAYTQDLYNALGIFIPLIVVNCIILARAEAFASKNGVLSSVVDGLGMGFGYTLALLILGSLREILGAGSIFGKQLFGSSFEPALIFIMPPGAFILLGILIAIFNTIRKKKSIVE, encoded by the coding sequence GTGAAATTATCCGAAGTATTTTATAATGGATTAATAAAAGAAAATCCAATATTTGTACAATTAATAGGTATGTGTTCGGTTTTAGCAGTAACATCTTCAGCTGTAAATGGTTTGGCTATGGGATTGGCAGTTACTGGAGTATTAGTTGGTTCAAATTTAGTAATATCTCTTCTTAGAAAGGTAATTCCAGATAAAATTCGTATACCTGCCTTCGTAGTGGTTATAGCTACTTTTGTTACTATAGTGGAGATGTTTATGAAAGCGTATACTCAAGATTTATACAATGCTTTAGGTATATTTATACCATTGATAGTAGTTAACTGTATTATATTAGCAAGGGCAGAAGCTTTTGCATCTAAAAATGGAGTTTTATCTTCAGTAGTTGACGGACTAGGCATGGGCTTTGGATACACTTTAGCTTTATTAATATTAGGTAGTTTAAGGGAAATATTAGGTGCTGGTAGTATATTTGGAAAGCAATTATTTGGCTCTTCTTTTGAACCAGCATTGATTTTTATAATGCCTCCAGGAGCATTTATATTATTAGGAATATTGATAGCTATTTTCAATACTATTAGGAAGAAAAAATCAATTGTAGAATAG
- a CDS encoding RnfABCDGE type electron transport complex subunit D — protein sequence MDFEGMLLVSSSPHIRSDETVQRIMLDVIIALIPAMIGSVYFFGINALKLILISVASSILFEALIQKAFKREVTINDLSAVITGILIAFNLPANAPLWLPIIGSAFAIIIVKQFFGGLGSNFMNPALAARAMLLTSWPNHMSSFTGPRPDVVTTATPLTIMKTGGTQLTGSELPSLMDMFVGNIPGAIGETSALLLLIGAIYLIIRQVIDWRIPVFYIGTTFIMLILLGVESEFLLYHILGGGLILGAFYMATDYASSPVTPKGRIIYGIGAGVLTAIIRVKGGYPEGVSYSILLMNIATPIIEKITRPKVFGEVK from the coding sequence ATGGACTTTGAAGGGATGTTATTAGTTTCTTCATCTCCTCATATAAGATCAGATGAAACTGTACAGAGAATAATGCTTGATGTAATAATAGCTCTAATACCAGCTATGATAGGAAGTGTCTATTTTTTTGGTATAAATGCGCTTAAGCTTATTTTAATTTCTGTTGCTTCATCTATTTTGTTTGAAGCTTTAATCCAAAAGGCTTTTAAAAGAGAAGTTACAATAAATGATTTATCGGCAGTTATAACAGGAATTTTAATTGCTTTTAATTTGCCAGCCAATGCACCTTTGTGGTTACCAATAATTGGTTCAGCATTTGCAATTATTATAGTAAAGCAATTTTTTGGAGGATTGGGTTCTAATTTTATGAATCCAGCTTTAGCAGCTAGAGCAATGCTGTTAACATCTTGGCCTAACCATATGTCAAGTTTTACAGGACCAAGACCTGATGTAGTAACAACTGCCACTCCTTTGACTATAATGAAAACTGGTGGGACTCAGTTAACAGGATCAGAGTTACCTTCTCTTATGGATATGTTTGTTGGAAATATTCCTGGAGCTATAGGCGAAACATCTGCACTATTGTTATTGATAGGAGCTATATATTTAATAATAAGACAAGTTATTGATTGGAGAATACCAGTATTCTATATTGGAACAACTTTTATAATGTTAATATTATTGGGAGTGGAATCAGAGTTTTTACTTTACCATATATTAGGTGGAGGTTTAATTCTTGGAGCTTTTTATATGGCTACAGATTATGCTTCATCGCCTGTAACACCTAAAGGTAGGATTATATATGGTATTGGAGCGGGGGTACTTACTGCTATAATTAGAGTAAAGGGCGGATATCCAGAAGGAGTATCTTATTCAATTTTACTTATGAATATAGCAACTCCAATAATTGAAAAAATTACAAGACCTAAAGTTTTTGGGGAGGTGAAGTAA
- a CDS encoding Gx transporter family protein, translating into MKRLKKLIFLSLLVSIGLALGIVESMMPVPFIVPGAKLGLSNMVILITLVLFGFKEAMIVGILKSIIFTLIAGSVSSLFYSLSGFLLSCLTMYIVYRNFSEVFSLIGVSIFGSVAHNFAQIIVASIMMNNIKVFSYLPILLLTSLFTGYFIGLTSIFAIKNLKNF; encoded by the coding sequence ATGAAAAGATTAAAAAAATTAATTTTTTTATCTTTATTGGTTTCTATTGGATTAGCTCTAGGGATTGTTGAGTCAATGATGCCAGTGCCTTTTATAGTACCAGGAGCAAAATTGGGATTATCAAATATGGTTATATTAATTACTTTAGTATTATTTGGTTTTAAAGAAGCCATGATAGTTGGGATTCTTAAATCCATAATATTTACATTGATTGCAGGAAGTGTTTCAAGCCTTTTTTATAGCCTATCTGGTTTTTTATTAAGTTGCTTAACTATGTATATAGTATATAGAAATTTTTCAGAAGTATTTAGTTTAATAGGGGTTAGTATATTTGGATCAGTAGCACATAATTTTGCTCAGATAATAGTGGCAAGTATCATGATGAATAATATAAAAGTGTTTTCTTATTTACCCATACTTCTATTGACGAGTCTTTTTACAGGATATTTTATAGGATTGACTTCAATTTTTGCAATCAAAAATTTAAAAAATTTTTAG
- a CDS encoding DNA polymerase IV, translated as MTHRSIIHVDMDAFYAQIEQRDNPKLVGKPVIIGGTSSRGVVSTASYEARRYGVYSAMPIEAAKKLCPEGIYLPVNMEKYKKVSSEIYNIFKRYTKIYEPISIDEAFLDVTGKDALEIAKAIKSDIKNELKLTASVGISINKFLAKLASEADKPDGLTIIKKDEILSFLRPLPVNKIWGVGPKMNRELNKLGIYYVRDIQNYDIEVLMSLFGKWGKEIYELSHGIDERPVEPNNLSKSIGEEKTFLKDVCDIDVLLKALKSYSINLSNKLKKRGYLARTISIKIKYKDFTIENRSVTLSIPTRDENIIFDTAKYILLNKFNINKEIRLIGLILSNLIYPEDPLQLSMKI; from the coding sequence TATGGATGCTTTTTATGCACAAATAGAGCAAAGAGATAATCCTAAATTAGTGGGTAAGCCTGTGATTATTGGCGGGACAAGTTCTAGAGGCGTAGTATCTACTGCTTCTTATGAAGCAAGAAGATATGGTGTTTATTCTGCAATGCCCATAGAAGCTGCAAAAAAACTTTGCCCAGAAGGAATATATTTACCAGTAAATATGGAAAAGTATAAGAAAGTATCAAGTGAAATTTATAATATATTTAAAAGGTATACTAAAATATATGAACCTATTTCCATAGATGAAGCTTTTTTAGATGTAACTGGTAAAGATGCTCTAGAAATTGCTAAAGCTATAAAAAGTGATATAAAGAATGAACTTAAACTTACAGCATCAGTAGGTATATCTATAAATAAATTTTTAGCAAAATTAGCATCGGAAGCAGATAAACCTGATGGGCTAACTATTATAAAAAAAGATGAAATTTTATCTTTTTTAAGACCTTTACCTGTTAATAAAATTTGGGGTGTAGGTCCTAAAATGAATAGAGAATTAAATAAACTAGGGATTTATTATGTAAGAGATATACAAAATTATGATATAGAAGTGTTAATGTCATTATTTGGTAAATGGGGCAAAGAAATATATGAACTTTCTCATGGAATAGATGAAAGGCCAGTAGAGCCTAATAATTTAAGTAAATCTATTGGAGAGGAAAAAACTTTTTTGAAGGATGTGTGTGACATAGATGTATTACTCAAGGCTCTAAAGAGTTATTCCATTAATCTTTCAAATAAACTTAAAAAAAGAGGATACTTAGCTAGAACCATTAGTATAAAAATAAAATACAAAGATTTTACTATAGAAAATAGAAGTGTAACATTAAGTATTCCTACAAGAGATGAAAATATAATTTTTGATACAGCGAAATATATATTATTAAACAAGTTTAATATAAACAAGGAAATTAGACTTATAGGGCTTATCCTTTCAAATTTAATATATCCTGAGGATCCTTTACAGTTAAGTATGAAAATATAA